The DNA region GACCTCGTCGGCCTGCTGCTGGAAATAGACCGGCTGGCGGAAGGCGGGGGCGCCCGATCGGAAGCCGCCGGCGTTCTCTACCAATGCGACCCGGCCGTCTTCATCCCCGCAAACGAGGTCGACATCGCCATCGTGGTCCCAGTCGAGGGCCGTTGGGGTGATCATCTGCACGTGCATCGCTACCTTCCGACCCGCGTCGGTGAGGTACACGCCGGGTTCGTAGGCCGGCTGAGCACGGGTCCCGGCGTTGTGGAAGTAGGTGAAGCCGTCGAGGAACTCCCCGCACAGCAGATCGAGGTCGCCGTCGCCGTCGAAATCAGCGAAGTTGGGAGAAGGCATGCCGTAGACGTCGATGTCTTGGTCGCGCGCCTGAAGCCGCAGCGGCGGGTCGTACACGGGGCGCGCGTTTGAGCCGTGGTTGCGGAACACGTAGACGTAGCCGTGCAGCGGCCCGCGGCGCCACTCTCCCTTGTCGTCGTAGGCGTTGTCCCAGCCGTAGTCGCCCCAGAGCCCCGCGCCGTGGACCAGGTCGAGCACGCCGTCGCCGTCGAAGTCGACGTACTTCCACTGATTGGCCCGAACCCGGTCTTCGGCCCCGTCGACGAGCGAGAGGCCGAGGCCTCTGGTTTCATCGAACCCCTTGCCCAGAAAGTTCAGCAGCTCGACGCACGCCCCCCGCTGGGCCTTGCGGCCCGTCAGCACGCGCGGCGCGCCGTCGACGTACGAGACCTGCGCGTTCTGCAGACCGGCCCCGACCCGCTGCCCGGCTCGAAAGAGCGGCAAGCGCGCCTCGTCGCCCAGGTTCTCGAAGAAGTAGGTTCCGTTGTAGGGGGTGTCGGGGCACGAGACGATCAGGTCGAGGTCGCCGTCGCCGTCCCAATCCATGGGCAACGGCCACGCCCATAGCCCCACGCCGAGGTCGACCGTGAGCCCCGGATTGTTGTGCCGCAGCGGCTCCAGCGCGGCGGCTTGCGTGCAGGCAAGCGCGAGCATGGCGATGGAGGCGAAGGAGCGTTGCAGTCTCACGGTTGCCTTGGTCGATGGGTTCGCGGCGGGTAGCGAAGCGAGCACGCCCCCAGTTTCACTTTGCACGCCCGCCTCCGCAACAGGTTGCCCCTCCCGGGCCGCGGGCCGCCACGCGCCGCCGTCCACGTCGTGGCAAAAATCGGTTCGATCGGCTGGTGACCGGCGCCGCGGGCAGCTATAAGAAGGTCTGGCGGTCCCGCTCTGTCAGGGTTGGACCCGCACTTCTCTGAAATCGAGGCGACCGCAACGAGGGGCAGAACCAGGCGGGTTCCGTCGCCGCGTTCGGTAGGGTTGTTGCTGTGCTGCGTCGCGCGTGGTTGTCTCGACCGCCGGGCGGCGAACCAAGCAGCGGCCGCCCCCTACAGGCAAGGGAGTTATTGAGCATGAGATCCTCCGGCCGAATCCTTCTTTTGCTGTCGATCGCGGCCGTGTCGCGGCTGCCGGCCGCCGACCACTTCCTGACGATCGGCGGCGGGTACGAGCCCCAGGGGAACCAGGTATCGCTGGAGCGCAACGTCGAGTTCTTCGCGCAGGTGCTGGCCGAGCAGCGGCCCGACAACCCGCCGCACGACATCTACTTCGCCGACGGCGACGACCGCCACCGCGACTTGCAGTTCCGCGATCCCGATTTCGATTGTTCGCCGGGGCGGCGGCTGGGCATCGAGTTGTTCGGCGAGTTTGATTCGCTCGACATCGCGTACCGCAACCACAACGTACAGAATGTTCTCGCCGAGACCTCACCGCGGCGGATACGCGATCGGCTCCGCGAGCTGGGCCGGCAGATGTCGGCCGGCGACCGCCTGATGTTGTACGCCACCGCGCACGGCGGCTCCGGCGAAGAGAAAACCCCCTACAACACCACGCTGTACACCTGGAACCACCGCTCGGTGCGGGCCTCCGAATTGGCAAGCTGGCTCAACGACCTGCCGCAGACGACGCCCGTGGTGATGGTGATGGTGCAGTGCTACGCGGGGGGCTTCTCGCACGTTATCTACAACGACGCCAACCCGGCGAAGGACCTCTCGCCCCAACTGCGGGCCGGCTTCTTCGCCCAGGTGCACGACCGCCCCGCGGCCGGCTGCACGCCAGACGTCGACAAGCAGACCTACCAAGAATACAGCACCTACTTCTGGGCGGCCCTGGCCGGGCACGACCGCGCAGGGGTCGCCGTGACGGACACGGACCTCGACGGCGACGGGGTCACCTCGATGGCCGAGGCGCACGCCTACGCGGTGTGCGAGAGCGAAACGGTCGATATCCCTATCCGCACCTCGGACGAGTACCTCCGCTACTACAGCACCGACGGCGGGGCCGCGCTCTCGTTGTACGAGCAAGCCAACCCCAGCAGCGGGCCCCAACGCTCCCCCTCGGGCGAGCTAGTGGAAGCCAAGGGCCCGCTGGCCGACCTGCTGCGGCACGCCCGACCCATCGACCGAGCCATCGTCGACCGCCTGCTGGAGAAGCTGGGCCTGGACCCCAGCGGCGGCGTAGAGCAGGTCGAACGGGCGTTGGCGCAGGCCCGTCAGCAGGTCTCCCGCGATCGGCGCAGCGCCAGCCGGGCGTCGAGCAACTATCGGCGCACCCGCGACCGGCTGGCCTCCGGGGCGCGCCGCGAGTGGCCCGAGCTAGACGCCGAGCTGTCTCCCATGCTCGCCGCGTTGCTGGCCGAAAGGGCCGACGAGTTCGAGCGTCAGGTCTCGGCGATGCCCGGTTACTCCTCGCTGGTCGGCCAACGCGCAGAGAAAGAACGCACGGCCGACGCGCTGCTCGACGCCAAGAAGGACGAGGCGCTGGTCTTGCGGCTCGAGCACATGCTGGACCGCGTGGCGCGGGACGCCAATTTGCCGAAGGTCGCCTCGCCGCAGTTGGTCGATCGCTACAACCAGTTGCTCGCGTTGGAATCAAGCACGCTCGCCCCGCTGGGGGATGGCCCTCTGCAACAGACGACGTTTCGGGAATGAACGCGTTGCGGCCGCCTAGTGTATTGCGTCACTTTTACCTGATCATATCTTGGAACTCAGTTCCAGCCGGATTCGCGAATATGCCCCGAAGAGGTCTCCGCAGAAGAGGTCACCTCTGATTGATGCAGTACACTAGCTGCGACCACATTGGGGTCACCTAAGAAGATCGCAAAGCGACCCACGCCAGTCGGCGCCGCGTGATCGCGGCACGGCTCAGGTGGGCCCACACCCGTCTCAAGATGGCGGGGCTTACCGAGTCCGAGCGGCGCGGCTACTGGTAGAGCACCGGGGAGGCCCAGCGGCTGCTTGACGGGGAGGGTTGTTCGACAGACCCCATTCCAACGGCCAGAATAGCGTTCGGCCCGGTCCGGCCAACCACAAAGCCAAGACCAGTTCTTCAACCAACGACTCGAACGCGGTCAACGACTATGCAAGCTCGGCAGTGTTTCGCCATTCTGTTCGCTCTTGCTGCGATTCTTCCAGCGGCCCGGGCGGCGACGGTTCAGGGCGAGTTGGTCGCATGGCGCCCGATGGCCGTGAGTTTTGAAGGGCCGGCTGCCGTGGAAACCGATGACGACCCCAACCCGTTTCTCGACTATCGCCTCCAAGTCGAGTTCAAAGGCCCGTCGGGGCAGGTGTACGACGTCCCGGGCTTCTTCGACGGCAACGGCGAGGGCGATGAACGCGGCGGCGTGTGGCGCGTAAGGTTCACCCCCGACGAGGGCGGGGGTTGGAAGTACCGGGCCTCGTTCCGGTCTGGCAAGGGCGTAGCCGTGTCACTGGACGCCGATGCGGGCGCGCCCGCCGCATTCGACGGCGAGCAAGGCGCGTTCGACGTCGCCCCGCGCGACGCGAAGGCGCCCGGTTTCTTGAAGTGGGGACGATTGGAGTACGCGGGGGGGCACTACCTGAAGTTCCGCGATGGCCCCTACTGGGTCCGCGCCGGCGTCGACAGCCCGGAGAATTTCCTCGCCTATGCCGGCTTCGATAACACCCCGCCGAGCCACCGCTACGCCGACCATGCGACCGATTGGCGACCGGGCGACCCCGACTGGAACGACGGCGACGGCAAGGCCATCATCGGCGCGATCAACAGCCTGGCGTCGATGAAGGTCAACAGCCTCTACTTTCTTGCGATGAACATCGGCGGCGACGGCGACGATGTCTGGCCCTGGGCCGGGAGGCCGACGCGCAAAGGGGGGCCGGACGACGACAATCTCCACTTCGACATAAGCAAGCTCCGACAGTGGGAGATGGTCTTTGCGCACGCCCAGCGCCGCGGCGTCAACCTCCACATCGTTCTCAACGAGGCAGAGACGCAGAACAAGAAGGAACTGGACGAAGGCGAGCTTGGCGTAGAACGAAAGCTCTACTACCGGGAGCTGATCGCGCGGTTCGGCCACCACAACGCGCTCGGCTGGAACCTTTGCGAAGAATACAACATCCAGTTCGATCTCGGGCCGGAGCGGATACGGTCGTTCGCAGACTACATCCGGGCGACCGATCCTTACGATCACCCGATCTCGGTGCATTCCGCCCATGATCCGTTTAAGGAGCTCCGCTTCACCTTCGGCGATCCGCGCTTTAGCATGACCTCGATCCAGCTAAACCAGCGTCGCATCGACACGCTGGTGGAGGATTTTCGCGAAGCCACCGCCGCCGCCGGCCGCCCGCTCCCCGTGTCGACAGACGAATTCACCATCGACGTCGGGCAGGAGGCGTCCTGGAAGCCGTTCGACCGCCCGGGGCTCCACCGCAAGCAGAAGCTCTGGCCGACGCTGCTGTCGGGCGGTCAGATTGAGTTCATTCTTGAAGACTTGCTGCAAACCGAGTCGTTCAAAACGCCGAACCGTCGGGCCATGTGGAAGAGCGTCGGCATCGCGCGGGCCTTCATGGAAGACCACCTGAGGTTCTGGGAGATGTCGCCGGCCGATACGCTGGTTGAGGGAGAAGCGACCATCCAGGTTGGTTTAGGGGCGGGCGCCTCGTTCCGGCTGGGGGCGCAGGTCTTCCAAACGCCCAACGAGGTCTATGCCATCTACTTCCCCACCGCCCAGCAGACCGGGCGACTCGACCTGACCGCAGCGGACGGCGAGTTTGACGCGCGTTGGTTCAACCCCCGCGAGGGCGTCTTCGAGGGCCCGGCCCGCCCGCTCGCGGCGGGCGGCTGGATCGAACTAGGCGCCGCGCCCTCGGATCGTGATCAAGACTGGGTGCTGCTACTGAAACGAGCAGAGAAATGATGACCGGCCGGGAGGGTGGCGGCCAAGCGGGGACAGGTCTAGCTAGTGTAGTGCGTCACTTTTACCTGATCATATCGATCGCCTGTTTTGGAACTCAGTTCCAGCCGGATTCGCGAATATGCCCCGAAGAGGTCTCCGCAGAAATGGTCACGCCTGATTTATGCAGTACACTAGCAAGTCGACGCCCGCCGTACGAGTCGGCCTGCCAAGAGTACGCAAAGTTCAAGCAGCCGGCCCCCCGATGCGCTACCCACGCCCCACGCTGCTCGCCGCCGCCTCCATCGCGGCCTTCCTTGGTGCCGCCGTCGTGCTCGCGCAGCCCGCGGCGGCCGCCGACCCGCTCCCCGCGGCTAGCGGCCGGGCGCTGGCCATGAGCCGGCCGCAGTGGCGGTTGTGGGTTCCGGCAGACTACCAGCCGCGGCCCGATGGGGCGGTCGACCTATTGGTGCACCTGCACGGCGACCCCCAGACCGTGTGGAACAACGCCGCCGCCGCGCGGCTCAACGCCGTGGTCGTCACCGCCAACTACAACGGGTTGTCGCGGGCGTACGCGGCCCCGTTCGCCGATCCCAGGTTGTTCCAGACGCTGCTGGACGACGCGCTGGCGCGTCTGAAGACCGACCCACGCTTCGGCGACGCCGCGCACTGGGACCACGTGGTGGTCGCCTCGTTCAGCGCCGGCTACGGCGCGGTGCGCGAGATCCTCAAGCAGCCCCACTACCGCGACGCCATCGCCGGGCTGCTGGCGGTCGACTCGCTGTACGCCTCGACCGCTGCGGGGGGCGCCCCCGAGCCGGCGCAGATGGCCGACTACCTGACGTACGCCAAGCGGGCCGTGGCGGGGGAGAAGACGTTTATCTTCACCCACACCGAGGTCCCCACGCCTACCTACGAGAGCACCCGCGACACGGGCGAAGCGCTGCTGCGGGGCCTGGGCCTGGAAGCCCACGCCACGAACCAGCCCGGCCTCGGGCCGCTGGTGTTTGTCCGCCGAGCAGGGGAGGGGGGCTTCGCCTTCTGGGGCTCGCCGGGCGACACGGGCGAGGACCACATGAACCACTTGCGGTATATGGCCGAGTGGCTGGACGATCTGCCGCTGGACCGCCACGCGCAGAGACGGTCGGGCGCCGCTCCCAACTAGCAGCGGAACCGGCGCCGCCCCGGCCCGTTCGATTCACCCCGGCGCGTCGCTCGTCGGAGGGGCCCTTAAGCCCAGGAATGAGGAACTTTCTCCCTCGATCTCTCGTTCGCACCTGCAACTGCGACAAAATGCCCCAAGAATCACGCTGCGCCGCAAGTGCGGCGGGGGGACGTTGCGGCTACAATACAGGGCGCTCTCCGGTTGATCCAACAGAGGAATCCCGGCCTGCACCAAGCGCTTTGACGCCCTAACAAGGAGGGACGATCCGATGAATATTCCGCACGGGACGTGCGGTTCCGGCAGCCGACAAGGTTCCCAGCCGCGCCGTGGCGGCTTCACGCTGGTGGAGCTCTTAGTCGTGATCGCCATCATCGGCATCCTGGTCGCGATGCTTCTGCCCGCCGTGCAGGCGGCACGCGAATCGGCCCGACGCTTGCAGTGCTCGAACCAGATCAAGCAGATCGGGTTGGCGGCGCAGACGCATGTTGCTTCGTTGGGCTTCTGGCCAACCGGCGGGGTGCCATGAACGAGACAGGCCTGAACGCCACCGACGGGGCGACCGCCGGGGAGGTCTGGGGCTTCAACGTCGGCTTCATCGGCGACGCGGGCGCCAACTTCCTGCCGATCTGGAGCTGGCACGACAACCCCGGCAACGCCAACGACCCCTTCTCGCGTTGGCCGACCGGCACGCTCACCTTTGTGGGGCCGAATGCTGCAAGCTCGGCCCCGGTGCCCGAGCCCGCATCGGTGCTGCTGCTCGCGCTGGCGACGCTTGGCGTCGCGACGCGGCGCTCCGCGGCCCAGAGCAAGCTGTGATCTGAGCACGCACCCCCCGGGGAATCACGATGCATACGCCCGCGTCAAGGCAACTTGACGCGGGCGTCTTTCGTGGCAGACTCGGGTGGGCGGCGCCGCTTCCAAGCCCCCCGTGACCACTAGCGCTTTGGCCGGCATGAACAGCGCGTTGCAACCCCAGGGACAATTCGGGATCGCGGCAGTGATCTTGGGCGTTGTGGCCCTGGCCCTCGCCATCATTCCACGCGCGATCTTTGAGGTCCCGCCCCCCTGGCCCACGCAATCCGCCCCCAAGCCGCAGCAGGTTGTCGAGGGGGGCGAGACCTTCCAGTGGAAAGGGGCGACCGTCACGATTGGCGGCACGACCAAGGAGGTCCCCCCGCCTCCCCCGACGCCGGCCCCCGCCTCGTCCAAGGCGCTGTTCATCATCACCACCCTCGTCGCCCTGGCGGGCATCGCCGTTGGCGTGATCGCTTCGTGGCGCGAACGCAGCTACCTGCTGGCAGGCCCGGCGCTGGCGTTGTGTTCGGTCGCCTTGCTCTGGCACTACATCCTCATCGGCGTCACGGTCGCCATCGCGGTGCTTATCATTGTCGCCCTGTTGTCGCACTTGTCTGGGTAGTTGGCGGGTGACAATCCGGCACAGTAGACTCAGTCGATGAGGCAACGAAGGGCCGTTCTCTCATTCATGGCGGCTGAAGACTGTTGATTATTTTCGCTATTGAAATATTGCATCAGTACGCTTCGTTCTCCTCTCATTCTCCAAACCCCGCCATGCGTTTCAGTTTGCGAAGCCTGCTAGTCCTTTTCACGGCCACTACCGTATTGGTCGGACTCAATCTTCGCGTATCACCGCAGATCGAAGAGTTTGGCCTATTCCCGCACCCCTCGGGTATGAGCGACTTCCTCGCCATTCGTGGCTGGCCGCTGCAGCCGTGGAAGTTTGGAATTTACGGTGCGGGCGGCGACATCAAGAGCATGCCAAACGTTGCAGGGGTCGTTGCGCTCAATGCGATCATCGCTGTGGGCATCTGCATCGTCGCTTGCCTGTGCAACTCATTGCTGGCGAGGGCAGTGCGCCGTCTCTCAAACCAACCGGGGACGCCGGGACAGAACGGGGACCGGTCCCGTTGAATGAACCAGCGGGACCTGTCCCTGTTTCGTTCTACATTCGGATCGCGAGCACCTGCGCCAAAGACAACCGAGGCGAAGCCGGCACGGCTCGCCGCAGCCCGCCAGCGGCCTGCTAGCCCTGCTTTCTGCGGCCACCCGCACTCGCCCTGCGCGATTCTGGACAAAATTTCCGGCCTGATTAGAATAATTGTGCTGGACGTCACAGGCGGCCCTATCGGACCGCGGTCCCGCAGCCCCCATGCTTTCTCCTCGGCAAGGTACTTGTCCGGGGGGCGTGGAGGGCTCCCTCGATTCTCCCGCTTCTGGAGCAGGTTGGCATGTTTTCTCGCAGGCGAAACGCGATTCTTTGGGGCCTAGCGGCCGCGGCCGGGTTGGTCGCGCCCCAGGCGATGG from Pirellulimonas nuda includes:
- a CDS encoding FG-GAP-like repeat-containing protein, yielding MRLQRSFASIAMLALACTQAAALEPLRHNNPGLTVDLGVGLWAWPLPMDWDGDGDLDLIVSCPDTPYNGTYFFENLGDEARLPLFRAGQRVGAGLQNAQVSYVDGAPRVLTGRKAQRGACVELLNFLGKGFDETRGLGLSLVDGAEDRVRANQWKYVDFDGDGVLDLVHGAGLWGDYGWDNAYDDKGEWRRGPLHGYVYVFRNHGSNARPVYDPPLRLQARDQDIDVYGMPSPNFADFDGDGDLDLLCGEFLDGFTYFHNAGTRAQPAYEPGVYLTDAGRKVAMHVQMITPTALDWDHDGDVDLVCGDEDGRVALVENAGGFRSGAPAFRQPVYFQQQADEVKFGALVTPFAVDWDADGDEDLICGNTSGNIGFIENLGGGRVPRWAAPALLEAGGKPIHIQAGPRGSIQGPCEAKWGYTVVNVADWDHDGLHDLVVNSIWGKVVWFRNIGSRSSPRLAQAQPVAIGWPDAPAKPAWNWWDPAPDELVTQWRTTPCVVDWNRDGLNDLVMLDHEGYLAFFERAKQGDQLVLTPGKRVFKSGPGPDAQAASSLGGENGAGLLRLSSGQAGASGRRKFCLVDWDGDGDLDLLVNSANINFLENTGAQGGMTTFEDRGPLGDRKLAGHTTCPTTVDWDRDGVPDLLAGAEDGRLYYLANPRKAERAEQ
- a CDS encoding DUF5060 domain-containing protein, translating into MQARQCFAILFALAAILPAARAATVQGELVAWRPMAVSFEGPAAVETDDDPNPFLDYRLQVEFKGPSGQVYDVPGFFDGNGEGDERGGVWRVRFTPDEGGGWKYRASFRSGKGVAVSLDADAGAPAAFDGEQGAFDVAPRDAKAPGFLKWGRLEYAGGHYLKFRDGPYWVRAGVDSPENFLAYAGFDNTPPSHRYADHATDWRPGDPDWNDGDGKAIIGAINSLASMKVNSLYFLAMNIGGDGDDVWPWAGRPTRKGGPDDDNLHFDISKLRQWEMVFAHAQRRGVNLHIVLNEAETQNKKELDEGELGVERKLYYRELIARFGHHNALGWNLCEEYNIQFDLGPERIRSFADYIRATDPYDHPISVHSAHDPFKELRFTFGDPRFSMTSIQLNQRRIDTLVEDFREATAAAGRPLPVSTDEFTIDVGQEASWKPFDRPGLHRKQKLWPTLLSGGQIEFILEDLLQTESFKTPNRRAMWKSVGIARAFMEDHLRFWEMSPADTLVEGEATIQVGLGAGASFRLGAQVFQTPNEVYAIYFPTAQQTGRLDLTAADGEFDARWFNPREGVFEGPARPLAAGGWIELGAAPSDRDQDWVLLLKRAEK
- a CDS encoding PEP-CTERM sorting domain-containing protein, coding for MNETGLNATDGATAGEVWGFNVGFIGDAGANFLPIWSWHDNPGNANDPFSRWPTGTLTFVGPNAASSAPVPEPASVLLLALATLGVATRRSAAQSKL